A region from the Aquimarina sp. ERC-38 genome encodes:
- a CDS encoding DNA polymerase beta superfamily protein yields MKTIAELKASKSIIFECVSGSRAYGLATANSDTDIRGVFISPKEKFYSLDYIGQINNETNDIVYYELRKFIELLSKNNPNILELLNVPEDCVHFKDPIFEQIKIDYFLSKLCKNTFANYAYTQIRKARGLNKKIVNPVEKNRKSVLDFCYVRDGKQSMRLSKYLEVKKLKAEYCGLVKIPHMKDCYNLFYSESNGYQGIARKNANEVCVSSVPKEEQPIVLLYFNLDGYSSYCKKYKEYWTWVEKRNKERYANNVSHGKNYDSKNMMHTFRLLHMAKEIAEEGFVNVRRKDREHLLRIKNGDFEYKDLVREAEKIKEELEVFYDQSDLIEKPDLDKANELLASIREEFYKN; encoded by the coding sequence ATGAAGACTATAGCAGAATTAAAAGCTTCTAAATCTATCATATTTGAGTGTGTAAGCGGAAGCCGTGCGTACGGATTAGCTACTGCAAATTCTGATACGGATATAAGAGGTGTTTTTATATCACCGAAAGAAAAATTCTATTCGTTAGATTATATAGGACAAATCAATAATGAAACGAACGATATTGTTTATTACGAACTTAGAAAATTCATAGAATTACTATCCAAAAACAATCCAAATATTTTGGAACTCTTAAATGTTCCGGAAGATTGCGTACACTTTAAAGACCCAATTTTTGAGCAAATCAAAATAGACTATTTTCTGTCCAAGTTATGTAAAAATACCTTCGCAAATTATGCGTATACCCAAATTAGAAAAGCACGAGGTTTAAATAAAAAGATAGTTAATCCCGTAGAGAAAAACAGGAAATCTGTTTTAGATTTTTGTTATGTGAGGGATGGAAAGCAATCCATGAGGCTCAGCAAATATTTGGAGGTTAAAAAATTAAAAGCAGAATATTGCGGACTGGTAAAAATTCCGCATATGAAAGACTGTTATAATCTCTTTTATAGCGAGAGCAATGGGTATCAAGGGATCGCACGTAAAAACGCCAATGAGGTATGTGTAAGTTCAGTACCCAAAGAAGAACAGCCTATAGTATTGCTATATTTTAATCTAGATGGCTATTCGTCCTATTGTAAAAAGTATAAGGAATATTGGACTTGGGTTGAAAAAAGAAACAAAGAACGCTACGCGAACAATGTATCACACGGTAAGAACTATGATTCTAAAAATATGATGCATACGTTTCGATTGTTGCATATGGCTAAAGAGATTGCTGAGGAAGGATTTGTAAATGTTAGAAGAAAAGACCGAGAGCATTTGTTACGAATCAAAAACGGAGATTTTGAATATAAAGATCTCGTTCGAGAAGCTGAGAAAATTAAAGAAGAATTAGAGGTTTTTTATGATCAATCGGATTTAATAGAAAAGCCTGATTTGGATAAAGCAAATGAGTTATTAGCTAGTATAAGAGAAGAATTTTATAAAAATTAA
- a CDS encoding nucleotidyltransferase domain-containing protein encodes MELQQHTTEKLNLTQFDIKTRLGIIKKSRKVNILYACESGSRAWGFASPDSDYDVRFLYTHPLEWYVKLAEQRDTIDFIDEDFDAVGWELRKSLRLLKKSNVPALEHLFSPIPYQENNEWIVELRDMAKDCFSPIAGMYHYLSMSKKYEAKLTGSTIKLKSLFYALRTTIAGKWILEYKTLPPVVFSKMLYLVSPNIEKEIKDLMMVKSENKESYVHSRNEKLFRFVSETIASNDKYAKSLPSGKPNMERMDHFLFKSVTEK; translated from the coding sequence ATGGAACTACAGCAACATACAACGGAAAAGTTAAATTTAACTCAATTTGATATTAAAACAAGATTAGGTATTATAAAAAAGAGTAGAAAAGTAAATATTCTTTATGCTTGTGAATCCGGAAGTAGAGCTTGGGGATTTGCTTCACCGGATAGCGATTATGATGTTCGTTTTTTATACACGCATCCTTTAGAATGGTACGTAAAGTTAGCTGAACAAAGAGATACAATAGATTTTATAGATGAAGATTTTGATGCTGTAGGTTGGGAATTACGTAAAAGCTTACGATTGCTCAAAAAATCTAATGTTCCCGCTTTAGAACATCTATTTTCTCCAATACCCTATCAAGAAAATAATGAATGGATTGTCGAATTACGAGATATGGCAAAAGATTGCTTTTCACCTATTGCCGGTATGTATCATTATCTAAGCATGAGTAAAAAGTACGAAGCAAAACTGACTGGTTCAACAATAAAATTGAAAAGTCTATTTTATGCTTTGAGAACAACAATTGCAGGTAAATGGATATTAGAATATAAAACCTTGCCCCCGGTAGTTTTCAGTAAAATGCTGTATTTGGTATCTCCTAATATAGAGAAAGAAATCAAAGATTTGATGATGGTGAAATCTGAAAATAAGGAAAGCTATGTACATTCTCGAAATGAAAAACTTTTTCGCTTTGTTTCGGAAACTATCGCAAGCAATGACAAATATGCTAAATCTTTACCGTCGGGAAAACCTAATATGGAAAGAATGGATCACTTCCTATTCAAAAGTGTTACTGAAAAATAA